One genomic segment of Virgibacillus doumboii includes these proteins:
- the nhaC gene encoding Na+/H+ antiporter NhaC, translating to MYRIKAVLRPSLGEAISLTFAVLLIIFLGIILFGAAPHIPLVIALLLLMVYGLSKRVPYRTLEEGVTEGAESGMGAVFLFFFIGILIASWMLGGTIPSLIYAGFELVTPNFFFAIIFIVTGIVGICVGSSLTTVATVGVAFIGIASAVDVSLAIAAGAIVSGAFFGDKMSPLSDTTNMASSTLKVDLFEHIRNMSWTTIPVFLITLIIFAVISPEITSADFGQMESFQQELVDTGLVKWYNGVIPLLVLLVLSIMRVPALLTLAAGSISAIAISYINGITPLSDLLGLLFGGYVSETGVEAIDSLLTRGGLNSMMFTIGLVLLALSMGGLLFKLGIVPRLLEAIEHLLKKVGPVIAASAFTAIGINVLIGEQYLSILLTGEAYSAQYKKVGLANKNLSRVAEDAGTVINPLVPWSVCGVFIAEVLGVSTWAYLPFAFFCLLSPILTIMFGFTGKTLTYIENNQ from the coding sequence ATGTATCGAATCAAAGCGGTTTTGCGGCCGTCATTAGGTGAAGCGATCAGTCTTACCTTTGCAGTATTACTGATTATCTTCCTGGGAATTATTCTATTTGGAGCGGCGCCACATATTCCGCTTGTTATCGCACTCTTGCTTTTAATGGTATATGGATTGTCAAAGCGGGTTCCGTACCGGACATTGGAAGAAGGGGTAACAGAGGGAGCTGAATCCGGTATGGGGGCTGTGTTTCTCTTTTTCTTTATTGGAATATTGATTGCTTCCTGGATGCTGGGAGGGACGATACCTTCACTTATTTATGCCGGATTTGAACTTGTTACACCGAACTTTTTCTTTGCCATTATATTTATTGTGACAGGTATTGTTGGTATTTGTGTGGGAAGTTCTTTGACAACAGTTGCAACAGTAGGTGTAGCATTTATCGGGATTGCTTCTGCTGTAGATGTATCTCTTGCGATTGCGGCCGGTGCCATTGTGTCAGGTGCATTTTTTGGTGATAAAATGTCTCCTCTTTCTGATACAACGAATATGGCATCCTCAACATTGAAGGTTGATTTGTTTGAGCATATTCGCAACATGTCATGGACAACAATTCCAGTATTTCTGATAACACTAATAATTTTTGCGGTTATTTCACCTGAAATTACGTCCGCAGACTTCGGCCAAATGGAATCATTTCAGCAGGAGTTGGTCGATACCGGGCTTGTGAAATGGTACAACGGGGTAATTCCGCTGCTGGTACTGCTGGTTCTTTCCATTATGAGGGTGCCTGCATTATTAACGCTGGCTGCAGGGTCGATAAGTGCCATTGCCATATCATATATTAACGGTATTACACCGCTAAGTGATTTACTTGGATTATTGTTTGGCGGATATGTTTCTGAAACGGGTGTTGAAGCGATTGATTCATTGCTGACACGCGGTGGCCTGAACAGCATGATGTTTACAATCGGTCTGGTCCTGCTCGCGCTCAGTATGGGTGGATTGTTGTTCAAACTCGGCATTGTTCCACGGTTACTGGAAGCAATCGAGCATTTATTAAAAAAAGTCGGCCCGGTTATTGCAGCATCAGCTTTTACAGCGATTGGAATCAACGTGCTTATTGGTGAGCAGTACTTATCGATTCTGTTAACAGGTGAGGCTTACAGTGCACAGTATAAAAAAGTCGGTCTGGCAAATAAGAATCTGTCACGTGTAGCGGAAGATGCCGGAACCGTTATTAACCCGCTCGTGCCATGGAGTGTGTGTGGTGTGTTCATTGCGGAAGTACTTGGTGTATCGACATGGGCATATTTGCCGTTTGCATTCTTCTGCCTGCTTTCACCGATTTTGACGATAATGTTTGGATTTACAGGAAAAACATTGACCTATATTGAAAATAATCAATGA
- a CDS encoding SDR family oxidoreductase, with protein sequence MDLQLKGKSVIVTAASKGLGRAVAAEFAREGAHVLISSRDEAALNATVEDIKKETGNEHVGYTVCDMKRAEDIKVMVDHAASANGSVDVLVNNAGGPSAGKFMDMSDDDWYQAFELNLLSFIRTSREVIPHMKKQGGGRIVNLASSSIKQSLDNLVLSNTMRPGIVGLAKSIAREHGQDNILVNTVGPGTIETDRIVDLNQKRADAQGVPVEKVAEEAVKQIPMNRLGEPAEFAKAIVFLASGANTYITGQSLIVDGGQVKAL encoded by the coding sequence ATGGATCTGCAGTTAAAAGGAAAGTCAGTGATTGTAACAGCTGCCAGTAAAGGTCTGGGCAGGGCAGTTGCTGCTGAATTCGCCCGGGAAGGTGCACATGTTTTAATCAGCAGTCGCGATGAAGCAGCATTGAATGCCACTGTGGAGGATATCAAGAAGGAAACAGGGAATGAGCATGTTGGTTATACCGTTTGTGATATGAAACGTGCTGAAGATATTAAAGTGATGGTTGACCATGCTGCATCTGCAAATGGTTCTGTGGATGTGCTTGTAAATAATGCAGGCGGTCCGTCAGCCGGAAAATTCATGGACATGTCAGATGACGATTGGTACCAGGCATTTGAATTAAATCTGCTTAGCTTTATCAGAACATCACGTGAAGTCATTCCACACATGAAGAAGCAAGGCGGGGGACGTATTGTAAATCTTGCTTCTTCATCCATTAAGCAAAGTCTTGATAATCTTGTTTTATCCAATACGATGCGGCCGGGGATTGTCGGGCTTGCCAAAAGTATTGCCAGGGAGCATGGTCAGGATAATATTTTAGTGAACACGGTTGGCCCGGGAACGATAGAGACGGATCGTATCGTTGATTTAAATCAGAAAAGGGCGGATGCACAGGGAGTCCCGGTCGAGAAGGTTGCTGAAGAAGCCGTAAAGCAAATACCGATGAACCGGTTGGGCGAACCAGCCGAATTTGCAAAAGCGATTGTTTTTCTGGCGTCCGGTGCCAATACCTATATCACCGGCCAGTCGCTGATTGTTGATGGTGGACAGGTGAAGGCGCTATAA
- the ytaF gene encoding sporulation membrane protein YtaF: MLFYTGLILLIIGVSIDGFGVGITYGLQRIRVPFPALSIIMLCSGLIVYLSMTIGNVLRAFITPDWAEMFGGVILLFIGLFCLYNVLRSGKETPFKETTDDETWDNFKTVIKEPHQADLDHSGSISAKEALMLGFALAIDAFGAGLGAAMLGYSPLVTALSIALMSGLFVICGIQLGIFLATKKWMQRLSLLPPFLLIILGVVNMM; encoded by the coding sequence ATGCTGTTCTATACCGGATTAATTCTTTTAATTATTGGAGTTAGCATCGATGGATTCGGAGTTGGAATCACATATGGGCTGCAACGCATTCGCGTTCCGTTTCCGGCACTAAGTATCATTATGCTATGTTCCGGCCTGATTGTTTATCTTTCCATGACTATCGGCAATGTGCTCCGGGCATTCATCACACCTGATTGGGCTGAAATGTTTGGCGGTGTTATTCTGCTGTTCATCGGTTTATTTTGCTTATACAATGTTTTGCGTTCAGGAAAGGAAACACCATTCAAAGAAACCACTGATGATGAAACATGGGATAATTTTAAGACAGTTATCAAAGAGCCCCATCAGGCCGATTTGGATCATTCAGGGTCTATTTCAGCAAAAGAAGCACTAATGCTGGGATTTGCGCTTGCGATTGATGCATTCGGTGCCGGCCTTGGGGCAGCTATGCTGGGGTATTCCCCCTTAGTAACTGCACTTTCGATTGCGTTAATGAGTGGACTTTTCGTTATCTGCGGCATTCAGCTTGGAATTTTTTTAGCCACAAAAAAATGGATGCAACGGCTGTCACTGCTGCCTCCATTTTTACTGATTATCCTCGGCGTTGTAAATATGATGTAG